The Hevea brasiliensis isolate MT/VB/25A 57/8 chromosome 1, ASM3005281v1, whole genome shotgun sequence genome has a window encoding:
- the LOC110660663 gene encoding putative disease resistance RPP13-like protein 1 gives MDAAAVGGAFLSAFLQVLFDRVASPQVVGLFQTRRPKDRLLKKLKTTLVSVNGLLDDAEEKQIIRLAVKRWLDELKVAVYEADDLLDEIAYEALRSELEAESQTGIDQVRKFFTSVSPFKNEIEGKLEEILERFDHLVKQKDVLGLSLREGFGEHPSSQKIPTTSLVDESAILGRDDDKETIIKLLLDDGNRNELDVIPIVGMGGVGKTTLAQLIYNDNRVQDWFDLKIWVCVSEEFDVFRLTRDILKETGDFRTLDELQVVLKEKLMGKKFLLVLDDVWSESYDDWDILQRPLKYGAKGSKIVVTTRNESVALIMRTVPSHYLKELSHDDCWLLFVRHAFENGNSDAYPDLEVIGKKIAKKCDGLPLAAKVLGGLMRSKKKDVNEWDAVLQSNMWDLASQNILPTLRLSYYHLPSHSKQCFAYCAIYPKDYEFDKDDLVLRWKAEGLLVQPSNMDMEEIDDSCFHDLVARSFFQPSKTNESGFMMHDLIHDLAKFVSGEFCLRLEGDDLCKISRTMRYLSYGGVKYEILNKILEISTGQHLRTFTTYQPLNQSRCQWARRMDDDIKLGLLSKFKRLRVLSLSDNDYIVELSDVISNWKHLRYLNLSGAAIKRLPEIVSTLYNLQIVILYRCRRLIELPTHIARLINLCHLDIRDTGLQEMPSQMGRLTKLQSLSDFFIGERNGSSLKELGKLQYLQGELSIHNLQNVVDVEDASESNLKGKRHLRKLELLWNGDPDDSQRERSVLEQLQPHTKVECLFIKGYGGTKFPDWLGDSSFSTLVKLKLYGCRYCSSLPPLGQLASLKELDMLSFYGVPAVGPEFYGNCTSNEKPFRSLEILSFADFPEWYELIPCVGAFSCLQELHIFNCPFLTKALPTHLPSLTKLQIDGCQQLVVSFPPTPSIVDMVIEDDSRDVRLEKLASGLYGLRVSGSISLDLVLEWLEQMHVFPATLEAIQISNCDSLRCFSLELFPELKRLVIFHCLNLEWLYASQGDFLQLETNRFSSKLELLQLDCSNKLYCHLQWILQTLPSLSQLSIHSDHNAESFPEITLLPSSLTSLEIHDFQNLKSLDRGGLQHLKSLKQLTISGCPMLSSIPDEGLASSISLLCIMECPLLGERCQQGTGEDWSKISHIPHIEINWEKIN, from the coding sequence ATGGATGCAGCAGCTGTTGGAGGAGCATTTCTTTCTGCTTTTCTTCAGGTCCTTTTTGACAGGGTGGCTTCTCCTCAGGTTGTTGGTTTGTTCCAGACCCGAAGACCTAAGGATAGACTGCTCAAGAAGTTGAAGACTACTTTGGTATCTGTCAATGGACTACTCGATGATGCTGAGGAGAAGCAGATCATCAGGCTAGCTGTGAAACGCTGGCTCGATGAGCTTAAAGTTGCTGTCTATGAAGCCGATGACTTATTGGATGAGATTGCTTATGAAGCTCTTCGATCGGAGTTGGAAGCTGAATCGCAAACAGGCATAGATCAGGTGCGGAAGTTTTTCACTTCTGTTTCTCCATTTAAAAATGAGATAGAAGGAAAGTTAGAAGAGATCCTTGAGAGATTTGATCATTTAGTAAAACAAAAGGATGTTCTTGGTTTGAGTCTGAGGGAGGGTTTTGGAGAACACCCATCATCACAGAAAATACCCACAACGTCTCTTGTAGATGAATCTGCTATTTTAGGCAGGGATGATGATAAGGAGACCATAATAAAGTTGTTATTGGATGATGGCAATAGGAATGAGCTGGATGTGATTCCCATAGTGGGTATGGGTGGGGTTGGTAAAACTACCCTTGCACAGCTTATCTACAATGACAATAGGGTGCAAGATTGGTTTGATCTCAAAATATGGGTTTGTGTTTCTGAAGAATTCGATGTGTTTAGGCTAACAAGAGATATTTTAAAAGAGACGGGTGATTTCAGAACTCTAGATGAGCTTCAAGTTGTGCTTAAGGAGAAATTGATGGGCAAAAAATTTTTGCTTGTTTTGGATGATGTATGGAGTGAAAGCTATGATGATTGGGACATCTTGCAAAGACCTTTAAAGTATGGGGCAAAAGGAAGTAAAATTGTTGTTACAACAAGAAATGAAAGTGTAGCCTTGATTATGCGAACTGTTCCAAGTCATTACCTAAAGGAATTATCTCATGATGATTGTTGGCTCCTGTTTGTAAGACATGCATTTGAAAATGGGAATTCTGATGCGTATCCAGATTTAGAAGTTATTggtaagaaaatagcaaaaaaatgtgATGGTCTACCCTTAGCTGCAAAAGTACTTGGGGGTCTCATGCGCAGCAAAAAGAAGGACGTTAACGAATGGGACGCTGTATTGCAAAGCAACATGTGGGATTTGGCAAGTCAAAACATTCTTCCAACATTAAGACTTAGCTACTATCATCTCCCATCTCATTCAAAACAGTGTTTTGCGTACTGTGCAATATATCCCAAGGATTATGAATTTGACAAGGATGATTTGGTTCTTCGTTGGAAGGCAGAAGGACTTTTAGTCCAACCAAGTAATATGGATATGGAAGAAATAGATGACTCCTGCTTTCATGATCTTGTAGCAAGGTCATTTTTTCAACCCTCAAAAACCAATGAAAGTGGCTTCATGATGCATGACCTTATTCATGATTTGGCTAAATTTGTATCTGGAGAGTTTTGCTTAAGATTAGAAGGTGATGATTTATGCAAAATATCTAGAACAATGCGATATCTATCCTATGGAGGtgtaaaatatgaaattttgaataaaattctggaaatctctaCAGGTCAACATTTGCGCACTTTCACAACTTATCAGCCACTGAATCAGTCAAGATGCCAATGGGCTAGACGAATGGATGATGACATAAAACTTGGTTTGTTGTCAAAATTCAAGCGTCTAAGGGTATTGTCTCTGTCAGATAATGATTATATAGTTGAATTATCTGATGTGATCAGCAATTGGAAGCATCTACGTTATTTGAACTTATCAGGGGCAGCCATAAAAAGGTTACCTGAAATTGTCTCTACTTTGTACAATCTGCAAATTGTAATATTATATAGGTGTAGACGTTTAATTGAGTTGCCAACCCACATAGCAAGGTTAATCAATCTGTGCCATCTTGATATTAGAGATACAGGATTACAAGAAATGCCATCACAAATGGGTAGGCTAACGAAGCTCCAAAGTTTAAGTGATTTCTTTATAGGAGAGAGGAATGGATCTAGTCTTAAAGAATTGGGGAAACTTCAATATCTACAAGGGGAACTTTCTATTCACAATCTTCAAAATGTTGTAGATGTTGAAGATGCTTCAGAATCCAACTTGAAGGGTAAAAGGCACCTTAGGAAGTTGGAGTTGCTATGGAATGGTGATCCTGATGACTCACAGCGTGAAAGAAGCGTACTTGAGCAATTACAGCCTCATACAAAGGTGGAATGTCTTTTCATTAAGGGATATGGTGGTACGAAATTTCCAGATTGGTTAGGAGATTCTTCTTTCTCAACTTTAGTAAAATTGAAGCTTTATGGGTGTAGATATTGCTCCTCCTTACCACCGCTTGGGCAGTTAGCATCTCTAAAAGAGCTTGATATGTTATCATTTTATGGAGTCCCTGCTGTGGGTCCTGAGTTCTATGGAAATTGTACATCCAATGAGAAGCCATTTCGATCCcttgaaattttaagttttgcaGATTTCCCAGAGTGGTATGAATTGATTCCTTGTGTGGGAGCTTTCTCTTGTCTCCAGGAGCTTCACATATTCAATTGTCCATTTTTGACAAAAGCCTTGCCAACGCACCTTCCTTCTTTAACAAAGCTTCAGATTGATGGATGTCAGCAGCTAGTGGTTTCATTTCCACCCACTCCATCCATTGTTGATATGGTAATAGAAGATGATTCTCGTGAtgtgagacttgagaaattggctTCTGGACTCTATGGTCTTAGAGTCAGTGGTTCTATCTCTCTAGATTTGGTACTAGAGTGGTTGGAGCAAATGCATGTTTTTCCTGCTACTTTAGAAGCAATTCAGATCTCCAACTGCGATTCGCTTAGGTGCTTTTCGTTAGAATTGTTCCCGGAGTTAAAGCGTCTTGTCATTTTTCATTGTCTAAATCTGGAATGGCTATATGCATCTCAAGGAGATTTCCTGCAGTTGGAAACAAATAGATTCTCCTCCAAACTAGAATTGCTTCAACTTGATTGTTCCAACAAACTCTATTGTCACTTGCAATGGATTTTGCAAACTCTACCATCTCTTTCACAGCTCTCTATCCATTCAGACCACAATGCAGAATCTTTCCCTGAGATTACATTGTTGCCTTCCTCTCTAACCTCCCTTGAAATCCACGATTTTCAGAATTTGAAATCTCTGGACCGAGGGGGCCTTCAACACCTCAAGTCTCTTAAACAACTTACAATCTCGGGATGTCCTATGCTCTCTTCAATTCCAGATGAGGGCCTGGCCTCCTCCATTTCATTGTTGTGCATCATGGAATGTCCTTTGCTTGGAGAAAGGTGTCAACAGGGGACAGGTGAAGACTGGTCCAAAATTTCTCACATCCCTCATATAGAGATTAATTGGGAGAAGATAAATTGA